One window of the Colletotrichum lupini chromosome 9, complete sequence genome contains the following:
- a CDS encoding FAD dependent oxidoreductase codes for MDERARIPVTLPVPNPTPSYWHSPLSRLSTYNSSPSPPSETDTLIIGSGITGAATAHFLLSSKDGSASPPDITMLEARTLTSGATGRNGGHTKAASYRSFLHHAETLGTEAACLIARLELANIRAVHAFAASHLKDKETESRPCQTVDAIYDEAQWEAAKKAIEAMKKAMPDDDASKYEFYDVEEMKTRFHVAKEGLYGGIGYEAGSISGYRFTTDVLELCVDKGMKLFTETPALSVKKVQHGVSTDNHRWIVETPKGQIKARRVILATNGYTAFLHPRFQEAIVPMRGQITALRPGSNMPKAGLATTYSFIYEAGYEYMIPKPAGTQFAGDIVIGGGLVRAPDQGLGEYGTTDDSRLNPVISAYLRETTPRYFGDDWGDDDPEGEGGGRVRAEWTGIMGFSPDGFPFVGEVPGEEGLWVCVSFQGHGMVFCWMCARALAVMLEGRDGSAEEKENREESKAEEAEKQLGSWFPYAFRITSARLSQRFGGRVNHSTAGSAERT; via the coding sequence ATGGACGAGAGAGCCCGCATTCCCGTTACCCTCCCAGTCCCGAACCCAACGCCCAGCTATTGGCACTCGCCGCTCTCCCGTCTCTCAACCTACAACTCCAGCCCATCACCACCCTCAGAGACCGATACTTTGATCATAGGAAGTGGCATCACTGGCGCGGCCACAGCGCACTTCCTCCTTTCCTCAAAAGATGGATCGGCTTCGCCCCCAGACATCACCATGCTTGAGGCTCGCACCCTTACCTCAGGTGCAACGGGTCGCAATGGCGGCCACACCAAAGCCGCATCCTACCGATCGTTCCTTCATCACGCCGAGACACTTGGGACTGAAGCAGCTTGCCTCATTGCCCGTCTCGAACTCGCAAACATCCGAGCGGTTCACGCCTTTGCCGCGTCACATCTCAAAGACAAGGAGACGGAGAGCAGACCCTGCCAGACCGTCGACGCGATATACGACGAGGCGCAGTGGGAAGCTGCCAAGAAGGCTATAGAGGCGATGAAAAAAGCCATGCCAGACGACGACGCTTCAAAGTACGAATTCTATGACGTTGAGGAGATGAAGACCCGGTTTCACGTTGCAAAAGAAGGGCTATATGGAGGCATCGGATACGAAGCCGGAAGCATCTCGGGATACCGCTTCACCACCGACGTGCTGGAGTTATGCGTCGACAAAGGCATGAAGCTCTTCACAGAGACACCGGCACTAAGCGTCAAGAAAGTTCAACATGGTGTCTCCACGGACAACCACCGCTGGATAGTCGAGACACCAAAAGGACAAATCAAGGCCCGCCGCGTCATACTCGCAACAAACGGCTACACCGCATTCCTCCACCCACGCTTCCAAGAAGCCATCGTCCCAATGAGAGGCCAAATCACTGCTCTCCGCCCGGGCTCCAACATGCCAAAGGCGGGCCTCGCGACAACCTACAGCTTCATCTACGAGGCCGGCTACGAGTACATGATCCCCAAACCGGCAGGCACGCAGTTCGCCGGCGACATTGTCATCGGCGGCGGCCTAGTCCGCGCTCCCGACCAAGGGCTGGGCGAGTACGGTACGACGGATGACTCGCGGCTGAACCCCGTCATCAGCGCGTACCTGCGCGAGACGACACCGCGCTATTTCGGCGACGATTGGGGCGACGATGACCCcgagggcgagggcggcGGCAGGGTGCGCGCCGAGTGGACGGGCATCATGGGCTTTAGCCCCGACGGGTTCCCATTCGTGGGCGAGGTGCCGGGCGAGGAAGGACTGTGGGTTTGCGTGAGTTTTCAGGGGCACGGTATGGTGTTTTGCTGGATGTGCGCGAGAGCGTTGGCGGTCATGCTCGAAGGGAGGGACGGCAGCgcggaggagaaggagaacaGGGAGGAGAGCAAGGCGGAGGAGGCGGAGAAGCAGCTTGGCAGCTGGTTTCCCTACGCATTTAGAATTACATCTGCACGCCTGTCGCAAAGATTCGGAGGGAGAGTGAATCACTCGACGGCTGGATCCGCTGAGCGGACATAA